In Eubacteriales bacterium mix99, the DNA window TATATACAATAGGTGCAATAAATAACTTAAATGATAAACTAAGTATCGAAGGGAGATGTGATGGAATGAGCAATTCAACAGCAATAATCACAGGTGGGAACCGAGGCGTTGGAAAAGGTGTAGCATTAGTATTTGCGGAAAAAGGTTATGATATCTTTTTGGCGCATAACGGTGAGGAGGAAAAGGCGCGTTCTGTTGCAGACACAATAAAAGAAAAGTACGGAGTTCGCTGCGTTACGTTTGATTGTGATCTGAGTCAGGTTTCAGGGGTGCAACGGTTAGTAAAAACGGCTGTTGAAACCTATGGGAAAATTAATGTATTGATGAGTAATGCCGGAGTCGGTTACGAGCGTTACATACGATATGCAAAGGTTGAAGAAATTGATCATGTTTATCGGGTCAATTACCGTGCTGGTATTTTACTGGCGAAATTAGTCGGGCAGCACATGATAGAAAATAACATTAGTGGGAATATTGTGTTTACTGCTTCTGTAAAATCAATTGATCCAACTCCGATTGATTGTATTTATGGAGGATTAAAAGCAGGTTTGAAACGTTCTGCACAGTCCTTGGCTCGCGAATTCGCATCGTTTGGAATTCGTGTCAACACTGTGTCTCCTGGTTGTATTGCAGTGAACCCAAAGGGATATGAGGATCGTACTTATTCATCCGAAGGGATTCCTGTAGGAAGAACTGGAAAAGGTGAGGATATTGGTTATGCAGCAGCTTTTCTATGTTCTAGAGAAGCAACGTTTATCACCGGAACAGATCTCCTGGTAGATGGCGGACAGGCATGTGGTTCAGTCTCAGGTGATCCGGGAGAGGATTACGATGGAATTCATGGACGGGGCACCAAAATTATCAATTAGGGGAAATGAGCATGTCAAAAGCAGCACAAACCTATTATACTTTCGTAGGTGAGCGGTTTCCGGACAGCTCCGGTGGGATCTATCGGTGTATCTTTTCTGAAAAGGATAATAAGTTTTTAAAGGAAGGGCAGCTGGATTGTTTACCTATGGTATCTTATGTTTCAATGGATAATTCGGGTATGTATGCATGTTGCGCTGGTTCTTCCCGGAAGGGTTCCATCTTGCATGCGTATCGCATTAATCAGAAGCAGAAACAAATGAGTCTGTCTGATTCGAAGGATTTATCCGTTTCCGGCATTAGTCATGTAAATTTTGATTCGAAAGGCGATCGGTTGTTAGCTACAAGTTATGCGGATGGATATGTACTTGTTTATGATTTTAAAGATGGTAAAATAGGCAACCTGCTGGGATTGGAAAAAACATCAGGAAGAAGTATTAATCCTGATCGCCAAGAGGCATCTCATCCACACTCCGTTTTTGCATCTCCTGATGACCGCTTTTTGGTTGTCAGTGATTTAGGAGCAGATAAGTTGCTTGTATTTGCTTTAAAGGATGACGGTTCTTTAAAGAAAGTCACGGGATGGAATGCTCCTGCCGGATCAGGCCCAAGACATTTTGAATTTCATTCAAATAATGGTATGGGATATCTTTTAACAGAGTTGAGCTCGCAGATATTTACTTTCTCTGTTGGACAAGATAAACTTTTAAAAAGACAGGTCGAAAGGACAATATCAGAGAGTTTTAAAGATGAGAATCTTGCCGCAGAAATTCGATTATCCAAAGATTTGAAATATCTTTATGTTTCGAACCGGGGAGAGAATTCGATTGTTCAATATGGAGTGGATGTAACAGGAACCATTACTAGGTTGAATCGTGTTTCTACCCGGGGATGGCCACGTGAGATAGAATTAAGTTCAGACGGAAGGTACCTTTTTGTATTAAATGAGGAATATGCGGATTCGATTGGGGAGATAGAAGCTTTTCAAATTGAGCATCATAGTGGCCGTCTGATATCTTGCGATGCTTTTCATCGAGTTCCTATGGCATATACCTTTATTTTACTATAAGTTTGTACTATGTGATCAGTATAAATTAATTTATGGGAGGCGCAAAAATGAAAAAGATAGGAATTTTACTAACAGTGATGGCTCTGCTGATGGGCAGTTTGATGGGCTGCAACAGTACATCCGGAAATTCAAGTACAAATGTATCGGGAGGGGGAGAGAAAAAAGGCTCCACTTCCAAAGATAGCAGTGACAAAGGTTCTGAGGATTCTGAAACAATAACTCTTGCGCGTTGGGGAAATGAGCTTCAAATCGATGGTCTCGATCAAACATTAAGTATTTGGAAAGAAGACCATCCCAATGTAAATGTGGAGTATACTTATACTGGTGGAGATGACTACCCTGTAAAGCTTCAGGTATGGTTCTCTTCGGATTCATGTCCAGATGTGCTCAGAAATACAAGCGATATTATGTACCCCTTCCTAAATAATGGGCTATTTTATGATCTCACGGATTATTTTGAGAAAGATCCTGATCTTTCCCGTGATATGTGGAGCGATAACGTATTTTCTCGTTATGAACTTGAAGAAGGACTTATTGGAATTCCAGTGACCCAACAGGCTTACTGTATAGCTTATAACAAGGATGTTTTTGACAAAGCGGGCGTTGCATATCCGGAGTCTGACTGGACCGAATCAGAATTCCTTGATCTATGTAAAAAGTTGACTTTTGGAAAAGGCGTCGATAAGATATATGGTCTTTGGATGGGGGGCTGGGTTTCAGAGTATGTTCGCTGTATTTATGGGGAACCTCTTCTGTATGATGCAGACAAGCTTGTCATTCAGGCAAAGGACAATGAGCGATTCCGGGATGCTCTTGAAATGTTCGGTTCATTACTTAAAGATGGATATTGCCCGAACGAAATCAATCAAACGCAGACTTCCGGTGGCTTTGTGACCGGTCAATATGCCATGGGGATTGTCCCCACTCGGGCTACCTTTGCTGAATTTCAAACAGCAATCGGAAAAAGCTTTGATTGGGATGTGGTAGAGCTTCCATATAGTGAGAAATGGGAGACGACCTGGAATCCCAATATTCGGGTAAATGGGTGGAGTGCTTCTGCAAAAACAAAATATCCGGATACCGCATGGGATTTGATCAAGTTTCTGTGCACTGATACAAGGGCCTTGGACGCTGACTCCACTGCAGGGGTGCCGGTATTGAAGTCCTATATAGAGTCAGATAATTATGCCAATAATTACTATGGTTATGAAGATACTGGCGTGAAGTTTGATAAGTCTGTAGCAGTGCATATGGCAGACTTCGCACAGCCATATGAATTCGCGGGATTTTGGTCTGAAATCAACGACAACATTAAGGTTACAATGGATTCCTATGTACGAGGAGATATTGATTTGGACAGTGCAATTGATAACCTTCAAACTTTTGGTGAATCTGCAATTGCCAAGCATAAAAAGGAAAAAGGTATCTCGAATTAAGAATAAGAAGCCTAAGATTTGCATCGGCCT includes these proteins:
- a CDS encoding SDR family NAD(P)-dependent oxidoreductase — encoded protein: MSNSTAIITGGNRGVGKGVALVFAEKGYDIFLAHNGEEEKARSVADTIKEKYGVRCVTFDCDLSQVSGVQRLVKTAVETYGKINVLMSNAGVGYERYIRYAKVEEIDHVYRVNYRAGILLAKLVGQHMIENNISGNIVFTASVKSIDPTPIDCIYGGLKAGLKRSAQSLAREFASFGIRVNTVSPGCIAVNPKGYEDRTYSSEGIPVGRTGKGEDIGYAAAFLCSREATFITGTDLLVDGGQACGSVSGDPGEDYDGIHGRGTKIIN
- a CDS encoding beta-propeller fold lactonase family protein: MSKAAQTYYTFVGERFPDSSGGIYRCIFSEKDNKFLKEGQLDCLPMVSYVSMDNSGMYACCAGSSRKGSILHAYRINQKQKQMSLSDSKDLSVSGISHVNFDSKGDRLLATSYADGYVLVYDFKDGKIGNLLGLEKTSGRSINPDRQEASHPHSVFASPDDRFLVVSDLGADKLLVFALKDDGSLKKVTGWNAPAGSGPRHFEFHSNNGMGYLLTELSSQIFTFSVGQDKLLKRQVERTISESFKDENLAAEIRLSKDLKYLYVSNRGENSIVQYGVDVTGTITRLNRVSTRGWPREIELSSDGRYLFVLNEEYADSIGEIEAFQIEHHSGRLISCDAFHRVPMAYTFILL
- a CDS encoding extracellular solute-binding protein, which encodes MKKIGILLTVMALLMGSLMGCNSTSGNSSTNVSGGGEKKGSTSKDSSDKGSEDSETITLARWGNELQIDGLDQTLSIWKEDHPNVNVEYTYTGGDDYPVKLQVWFSSDSCPDVLRNTSDIMYPFLNNGLFYDLTDYFEKDPDLSRDMWSDNVFSRYELEEGLIGIPVTQQAYCIAYNKDVFDKAGVAYPESDWTESEFLDLCKKLTFGKGVDKIYGLWMGGWVSEYVRCIYGEPLLYDADKLVIQAKDNERFRDALEMFGSLLKDGYCPNEINQTQTSGGFVTGQYAMGIVPTRATFAEFQTAIGKSFDWDVVELPYSEKWETTWNPNIRVNGWSASAKTKYPDTAWDLIKFLCTDTRALDADSTAGVPVLKSYIESDNYANNYYGYEDTGVKFDKSVAVHMADFAQPYEFAGFWSEINDNIKVTMDSYVRGDIDLDSAIDNLQTFGESAIAKHKKEKGISN